From Mycobacterium colombiense CECT 3035:
GGTCATCCGGCGCACGAGGTCGTCGGGGACGTCATCGCTTCCGGTGGGTTGCACCATCGGTGTCTGGGTGGTGGTCGGGCAGACCACGTTGATGGTGATGCCCTCCTTGGCGACCTCCAGGGCGGCGGACTTCGCCAGGCCGATGACGCCCCACTTGGTGGCGTTGTACGCGGCCAGCTCGGGGATGCCCATCCGGCCGCCCATCGAGGAGGTCACCACGATCCTGCCGAACCGCTGCTGCCGCATCACCGGGATGGCGGCCCGCAGGACGTGAAACGCGCCGGTCAGGTTCGTGTCGATAAGCTGCTGCCACACCACGTCGCTGACGTCTTCCAGCAGCCCGGTGCTGACGATCCCGGCGTTGGCCACCACGACGTCGAGGCTGCCCATGTCGGCGACGGTCTGCGCGATGGCGGCGCTGACGGCGGCCGAATCGCGCACGTCCAGGGTGAGCGGCAGGCAACGCCGCCCCAGCTCTTCGACCAGCTTGGTCGTTTCGTGGAGGTCGTCCTCGGTGCCCAGCGGATAGGTCAGGTCCGTCATCGCCTGCGGGGCGTCGGCCACCACGATGTCGGCTCCCTCGCCCGCCAGCGCCAGCGCATGCGAGCGGCCCTGCCCTCGAGCTCCACCGGTGATAAAGGCCACGCGTCCGTCCAAGGCACCCATGGGGTAAAGCTACCAGCGGGTTAGCCGCTTGCCGGTGCGCCGGGTGGGGTTATGAAACCGATTGCTGCGGCTCAGGTTTCGGAGCCGGCTCGGGCAGCGGGCCGGGAGTAGAAGTGGAGCCGATGACGGGAATCGAACCCGCGTATTCAGCTTGGGAAGTATTTTCGGCGTGCGAACATGTGAGCGATAGCCGCTGGTAGGAGTACTGCTCAGCAACTCCGAAACCTGCCTTTACCAGCGGATCAGTCGGCTTTGGCTACGGCTAGGGGCCGCGTCCGGTCCGCCTACAGTTCGCCCTAAGGGACCGTTAGGGGACCGTGCAGCCTACTTGCCGGGCTTCCGCTTGGGTGCGGCCGTGCTCTTCGCGCTCCGCCCGGTATGTCGCTGACGCGGCCCCGGCCTACCGGAGTGCGGGTGACACGCGCCGCACCAGGAGCGGCCGATACGGGTGTGGAAGGGGCAGCACCGAGTGCGACCGCGAAGGGCCGCGCGCGACGCCAGGCGGAGGCCTTGGCCAAACTCACCGTGGAGGACGCCGAGAAGCGGTTGGTGCTGGACTGGACACAGCCGCTACGCCACGCGACGTTGTACAAAGCCGTCTACCGCCCGGCTGTGCTGCGCGCCAACAGGCTCACTCCGAGCGTGAAGCTGTCACCGGCGCAGTCGTTCCATTCGCTGCGGCACACGTATGCGAGCTTGTGCCTGGCGGCGGGCATTCGGCCCATCGACATCGCGGAACTGATGGGGCACCGGGACGTGAAGACCACGCTCACCGTCTACGCGCACCTGATCAACACCGACGACCACACCGGCAACATGGCCGCGCTCGGCACCCTGGCGGCGCCAAGTCCTGCGTATATCGGAAATGTTGTGGCCCTACGCAGCTGATTTCAGTCCTTACTGAAGTAATTGCTACTGCCAGGATACGAGACACGCGCGTCATACAGTCTTGAACTGGGATAATAACTACATTGGCGACCTTCTCGGGGAAGTATTGACAACTCCAAGTACATGACCTAACGTCCGTGTGGTCAGATCTAGAACGAAGGTGCCGCAGAGATGCCACAGGACAATGCTGAGGCTCCGGTGAACGCCGGGGCCACCAAAGCGAAATCCGCTGATTCCCAAGGGAAACGAACGCGGGCGCGATCGTTGCCGCAGACGGACGTTCCGTCCGTCACGCTGCAGCAGGCGCTGAGGGTCCCCCGAGCGATAAGCGACGCGTACGCGAAGCAGCCGGCCACGCCTCTGCAATTGGCGACAGCGATCGATATGTCCCCTAGCTCTGGGCCTTACCGAACGCTGACCGCAGCGTCGGCAGCCTACGGGCTCACTGATGGCGGGGCCTGGGCTGAAAAGATCGGCCTGACGCCCCTAGGCCGACGTGCTGTGGCGCCGACTCAAGAGGGCGATGATGCCGCCGCGCTCGCTGAGGCGGTGCTTAAACCGAGGGTCATGGGCGCATTTTTGCGACGGTACGACCAGAACAAGCTTCCGAAAGAGATGATCGGACGGAATGTTCTGGAAGAGATGGGTGTCCCGGCGGAGCAGACCCAACGAGCGTTCAACGCGATTGTTGAAAGTGGGCGCGCCGTTGGCTTTATCTACGAACACCGGGGCGGCGAGTATGTCGACCTCAACCGCGTTTCCATGCCCGGCGCCGCGTCCGAACCCGATGAGGCCATCGAGGAAAGGGGCGGTGATGGGGGAGGCGGGGGCGATACCGCCCTGGCCGACATCGTCGATATCACCGGTGCCGGTGCGATCACGGATCGCACTCCGACGCCGCCCCCGGTCAAGGTCGAAGAAGTTGTCAACAACCGGGTGTTCGTTACGCACGGTAAGAACCGGGCGGTCGTCGAGCAGCTCAAGGAACTACTGACTTACGGCGGCTTTGTGCCTGTGGTTTCGGTAGAGAAGGAGACCTTGGCGAAGTCGATCCCGGACAAGGTTTTGGACGACATGCGCTCCTGCAGCGCTGGGATCGTGCATGTGGGGTCCGAGATGGTGCTGAAGGACGACGACGGAAACGAACACAAGCTGCTCAACAGCAATGTGCTTATCGAGATTGGTGCGGCGTTGGCGTTGTATGGCAAGCGCCTGATCTTGCTGGTAGAGGAGGGGACGGAACTGCCCTCGAACCTTCAGGGATTGTACCAGGCGCGTTATGCGGGCGGGGAACTGACGCATTCCGCGACGATGAAGCTTCTGAAGACGTTCAACGAATTCAAGTCCGCGCCGCCCGCGTGACGCGGGACCGTTACGGGACCACCGGCCCACTCGGACCGGCCCTAGGCCCTCAAATCCCTGCTCAACCTGGAGCCGATGACGGGAATCGAACCCGCGTATTCAGCTTGGGAAGCTGATGTTCTGCCATTGAACTACATCGGCACTGTCGCCAAGGAAGGCTAGCACCCGGCGGGACCCGTCGAGGTCAGGACAGCTCATCGACCCGGGCGCAGCGCCCGCAGTGCGCGGTCGCGCCACAGAAGAGTTATTCCTTTCACAAATTCACATTCTCATATTTATTATTTCGTTATTGCACCGTAATGTGCACGGCGTGGGCCGTCACGCATTAGCCAGGAAGCGACGTAAACCGTCGGTGGCCCTGGCAGCGGTGCTCGCCCCCGCAGCAGTCTTCTTCGCGGTGTCGGCGGATGTCCACCCTTCTGCACCCCGCGTCGAGGCCAAACCCGTTATCAGCGACACCACTCCGTGCTGCGTTCAAATCGTGACCGCGGCGTCGCATCGGCTCATCAAGGCATCCCCGGACGGCGAGCCCGCCGCGGCGTCGCGGTATCACACCCGGGCCCGATTCCTGACCGCCGACGTCGCACCGGAACGGGGCATGCAGATCCGGACGATCCTGGTCGCGCGCAGCATCACCGCGGACTTTCCGCAGATCCACGAGATGGGGGGAGTGCGCCCGGATCCGTTGCCGTGGCACCCGCTGGGCCTGGCGGTCGACGTGATGATTCCCAACCCCGGGTCCGACGAGGGCATCGCGCTGGGCAATGCGATCGTCGCCTACGTGATGCAGAACGCCAACCGGTTCGGCATCCAGGACGCGATCTGGCGAGGCGTCTACTACACGCCCAACGGGGCGCAGGCGAGCCGGCTCGGCCACTATGACCACGTGCACGTCACGACCACCGGGGGCGGATATCCCAACGGCAGCGAGGTCTACCTCCGCTGAACACGTAGCGCAGCCAGCTAGGCTCGTCGCGTGCTGCTCTCCGATCGCGACCTCAGGTCCGAAATCACCGCCGGGCGGCTGGGCATCGAGCCATTCGAAGCCGGCCTGGTGCAGCCATCCAGCATCGACGTGCGGCTCGACTGCATGTTCCGGGTGTTCAACAACACCCGCTACACCCACATCGACCCGGCCAAGCAACAGGACGAGCTGACCACCCTGGTGGAACCCGACGCCGGCGAGCCGTTCGTGCTGCATCCCGGCGAGTTCGTGCTCGGTTCGACGCTGGAACTCATCACCCTGCCCGACGACCTCGCCGGGCGCCTGGAGGGCAAGTCGTCGCTGGGCCGCCTCGGCCTGCTGACGCACTCGACCGCCGGGTTCATCGACCCCGGCTTCAGCGGTCACATCACGCTGGAGCTGTCCAACGTCGCCAACCTGCCGATCACCCTGTGGCCAGGCATGAAGATCGGTCAGCTGTGCATC
This genomic window contains:
- a CDS encoding mycofactocin-coupled SDR family oxidoreductase; amino-acid sequence: MGALDGRVAFITGGARGQGRSHALALAGEGADIVVADAPQAMTDLTYPLGTEDDLHETTKLVEELGRRCLPLTLDVRDSAAVSAAIAQTVADMGSLDVVVANAGIVSTGLLEDVSDVVWQQLIDTNLTGAFHVLRAAIPVMRQQRFGRIVVTSSMGGRMGIPELAAYNATKWGVIGLAKSAALEVAKEGITINVVCPTTTQTPMVQPTGSDDVPDDLVRRMTKANPIPQPWLQPEDVSRGVVYLVTDPGVITGSVLEIGLGGSARIH
- a CDS encoding tyrosine-type recombinase/integrase, with product MAKLTVEDAEKRLVLDWTQPLRHATLYKAVYRPAVLRANRLTPSVKLSPAQSFHSLRHTYASLCLAAGIRPIDIAELMGHRDVKTTLTVYAHLINTDDHTGNMAALGTLAAPSPAYIGNVVALRS
- a CDS encoding TIR domain-containing protein, coding for MPQDNAEAPVNAGATKAKSADSQGKRTRARSLPQTDVPSVTLQQALRVPRAISDAYAKQPATPLQLATAIDMSPSSGPYRTLTAASAAYGLTDGGAWAEKIGLTPLGRRAVAPTQEGDDAAALAEAVLKPRVMGAFLRRYDQNKLPKEMIGRNVLEEMGVPAEQTQRAFNAIVESGRAVGFIYEHRGGEYVDLNRVSMPGAASEPDEAIEERGGDGGGGGDTALADIVDITGAGAITDRTPTPPPVKVEEVVNNRVFVTHGKNRAVVEQLKELLTYGGFVPVVSVEKETLAKSIPDKVLDDMRSCSAGIVHVGSEMVLKDDDGNEHKLLNSNVLIEIGAALALYGKRLILLVEEGTELPSNLQGLYQARYAGGELTHSATMKLLKTFNEFKSAPPA
- the dcd gene encoding dCTP deaminase, with product MLLSDRDLRSEITAGRLGIEPFEAGLVQPSSIDVRLDCMFRVFNNTRYTHIDPAKQQDELTTLVEPDAGEPFVLHPGEFVLGSTLELITLPDDLAGRLEGKSSLGRLGLLTHSTAGFIDPGFSGHITLELSNVANLPITLWPGMKIGQLCILRLTSPAEHPYGSTQVGSKYQGQRGPTPSRSYQNFIRTT